A stretch of Hydractinia symbiolongicarpus strain clone_291-10 chromosome 9, HSymV2.1, whole genome shotgun sequence DNA encodes these proteins:
- the LOC130657038 gene encoding splicing factor 3A subunit 3-like, translating into METVIEQQRSCHEERERLEDAMTQELLMKKNNLKEQINSDHRVRVLLERYVEITEKLESLYADKDFLRKEEIASISGPNEFAEFYGRLRTLKQYHRKYPNEVAEPMQMEFLRLKDAREKPIEEQQALAEFTGEEGSGKYLDLHEAYNQYINLKGVDKIEYLAFLVGFDRLFDIPKERKNNEYINYVSNLLDYLYGFIQRAKPILNVDKELDDALKDFESKYDAGTFPGWPKETGSALTHAGAHLDLSAFSSSEELMSLGLDRLKSALQALNMKCGGALEDRAKRLFSTKGVSLENLKSSAFSKSRGKGKGMDNVKKQKEIASLEAQVYRLVEILGEERQATRENVERKQARSAQELEEDEEDDTMADDSDEEEEQTLYNPKDLPLGWDGKPIPYWLYKLHGLNIYYNCQICGDQQYRGPKAFQRHFSEWRHAHGMRTLQIPNTAHFANVTNIKDALALWEKLKKEKAKEMFQPDNEEEYEDSIGNVVNKKTYDDLSRQGLL; encoded by the exons ATGGAAACAGTAATAGAGCAGCAAAGATCGTGTCATGAAGAACGAGAGAGGCTTGAAGATGCAATGACTCAAGAATTATTAATGAAAAAGAATAATTTGAAAGAACAAATAAATTCTGATCATCGAGTACGAGTGTTACTAGAACGTTACGTTGAAATTACAG aaaaattggaGAGTTTATATGCCGATAAAGATTTTTTACGAAAGGAAGAAATAGCTTCAATTTCAGGACCTAATGAATTTGCTGAATTTTATGGTCGCCTTCGAACATTAAAACAATAccacagaaagtacccaaacGAAGTTGCCGAGCCAATGCAAATGGAATTTCTCag ATTGAAAGATGCTCGTGAAAAACCCATAGAGGAACAACAAGCACTGGCTGAGTTTACGGGCGAAGAAGGATCTGGAAAGTATTTAGATCTTCACGAAGCCTACAATCAATACATAAATCTAAAGGGCGTTGACAAAATCGAGTACCTTGCATTTTTAGTGGGTTTTGATAGATTGTTTGATATACCTAAGGAACGAAAGAATAACGAGTACATAAATTATGTGAGCAATTTATTGGATTACCTTTATGGCTTTATCCAACGTGCCAAACCGATTTTGAATGTTGATAAAGAGTTGGACGATGCCCTGAAAGACTTTGAAAGCAAATATGATGCTGGCACATTCCCTGGATGGCCAAAAGAGACAGGAAGTGCACTTACACATGCAG gTGCTCACTTGGACTTATCAGCGTTCTCCTCCTCAGAAGAACTAATGTCACTGGGTCTTGATCGATTGAAAAGTGCCCTGCAAGCACTTAACATGAAGTGCGGTGGAGCGTTGGAAGATCGTGCCAAGAGGTTGTTCAGCACCAAAGGCGTAAGCCTGGAGAATTTAAAGTCGTCTGCTTTTTCAAAAAGTCGTGGAAAGGGGAAAGGTATGGATaatgtgaaaaaacaaaaagaaatcgcGTCACTGGAAGCTCAG GTTTACAGGCTAGTGGAAATACTTGGCGAAGAGAGACAAGCTACAAGAGAAAATGTTGAACGCAAACAAGCACGCAGCGCTCAGGAGTtagaagaagatgaagaagatgaCACGATGGCAGATGATTCAGACGAAGAGGAGGAGCAGACATTGTATAATCCAAAAGATCTCCCCCTGG gaTGGGATGGCAAGCCTATTCCTTATTGGCTGTACAAACTACACGGTTTAAATATATACTACAACTGTCAAATATGTGGCGACCAACAATACCGAGGACCCAAGGCCTTTCAACGTCACTTTTCCGAATGGCGACATGCGCATGGAATGCGTACACTCCAAATACCAAATACCGCTCACTTTGCAAACGTAACGAACATCAAGGACGCTCTTGCGTTGTGggaaaaactgaaaaaagaaaaagcaaaggaGATGTTTCAACCGGACAACGAGGAAGAATACGAAGACTCGATCGGTAATGTTGTGAACAAAAAGACGTACGATGACTTATCGAGACAAGGGCTGCTCTAG